A region of Myxococcus stipitatus DSM 14675 DNA encodes the following proteins:
- a CDS encoding NADP-dependent glyceraldehyde-3-phosphate dehydrogenase: MTALADLFPADSQIPPSVRLPAYLEQREYLVDGELRTWTGELSPVRSPVFVKTAEGLQQKVIGATPQLTSRESLDALAAAVKAYDQGRGVWPSLRVAERIEAVERFVTAMRAQRTAVVNLLMWEIGKTQPDSEKEFDRTIDLIVETIRALKELDRTSSRFVQEQGIMAQIRRAPMGVALCMGPYNYPLNETFSTLFPALLMGNTVVFKPAKFGVLLIRPLLESFRDCFPPGVINIIYGKGRETVGALMESGQVDLFAFIGTNKGASELKRMHPRPHRLKSVLGLDAKNPAIILEDADLDNAVKECITGTLSFNGQRCTALKLLMVHRSIADAFLKKFTAAVDQLKPGMPWEPGVSITPLPEPGKAAYLQGLVDDAISKGARIVNATGGQSAHSFYAPTVVAPVTGDMRLATEEQFGPVIPVMVFDQDEEVIQQVVNSQFGQQLSLFGKDSARIGRFIDAFANQVGRINLNCQCQRGPDTFPFNGRKDSAEGTLSVADALRVFSIRTLVATKTTRDNTALVQSILTRRESDFLTTDFLF; encoded by the coding sequence ATGACGGCACTCGCGGACCTCTTCCCGGCGGACTCCCAGATTCCCCCCAGCGTTCGGCTCCCGGCCTATCTCGAGCAGCGCGAGTACCTGGTCGACGGTGAGCTGCGGACGTGGACAGGGGAGCTCAGCCCCGTCCGCAGCCCGGTCTTCGTCAAGACGGCGGAGGGCCTCCAGCAGAAGGTCATCGGGGCCACGCCGCAGCTCACCTCGCGCGAGTCGCTCGACGCGCTCGCCGCCGCGGTGAAGGCCTATGACCAGGGCCGAGGCGTCTGGCCGTCCCTGCGCGTCGCCGAGCGCATCGAGGCCGTGGAGCGCTTCGTGACGGCCATGCGCGCCCAGCGCACCGCCGTGGTGAACCTCCTGATGTGGGAGATTGGCAAGACGCAGCCGGATTCCGAGAAGGAGTTCGACCGCACCATCGACCTCATCGTGGAGACCATCCGCGCGCTGAAGGAGCTGGACCGCACCTCGTCCCGCTTCGTGCAGGAGCAGGGCATCATGGCGCAGATTCGCCGCGCGCCCATGGGCGTGGCGCTGTGCATGGGGCCCTACAACTACCCGCTCAACGAGACCTTCAGCACGCTCTTCCCCGCCCTGCTCATGGGCAACACGGTGGTCTTCAAGCCCGCGAAGTTCGGCGTGCTGCTCATCCGCCCCCTGCTGGAGTCCTTCCGCGACTGCTTCCCGCCCGGCGTCATCAACATCATCTACGGCAAGGGCCGCGAGACGGTGGGCGCGCTGATGGAGAGCGGCCAGGTGGACCTCTTCGCCTTCATCGGCACCAACAAGGGCGCCAGCGAGCTCAAGCGCATGCACCCGCGCCCCCACCGCCTGAAGTCCGTGCTGGGCCTGGACGCGAAGAACCCCGCCATCATCCTGGAGGACGCGGACCTGGATAACGCCGTGAAGGAGTGCATCACCGGGACGCTCTCCTTCAACGGCCAGCGGTGCACGGCGCTCAAGCTGCTCATGGTGCACCGGAGCATCGCCGACGCCTTCCTGAAGAAGTTCACCGCCGCGGTGGACCAACTCAAGCCCGGCATGCCGTGGGAGCCCGGCGTCTCCATCACCCCGCTGCCGGAGCCCGGCAAGGCCGCCTACCTCCAGGGCCTGGTGGATGACGCCATCTCCAAGGGCGCGCGCATCGTGAACGCCACGGGAGGCCAGTCCGCCCACTCGTTCTATGCCCCCACCGTCGTCGCGCCCGTCACGGGTGACATGCGGCTCGCCACCGAGGAGCAGTTCGGCCCCGTGATTCCCGTCATGGTGTTCGACCAGGACGAGGAGGTCATCCAGCAGGTGGTGAACTCGCAGTTCGGTCAGCAGCTCAGTCTGTTTGGAAAGGACTCCGCGCGCATCGGCCGGTTCATCGACGCGTTCGCCAACCAGGTGGGCCGCATCAACCTCAACTGCCAATGCCAGCGAGGCCCGGACACGTTCCCCTTCAACGGGCGCAAGGACTCCGCCGAGGGCACCCTGTCCGTCGCGGATGCGCTGCGCGTGTTCTCCATCCGCACGCTCGTCGCCACCAAGACGACGCGCGACAACACCGCGCTGGTTCAATCCATCCTGACGCGGCGCGAGTCGGACTTCCTCACCACCGACTTCTTGTTCTGA